In Paeniglutamicibacter kerguelensis, one genomic interval encodes:
- a CDS encoding ArsR/SmtB family transcription factor, which yields MELLLKALADPTRARILDELVDRDGQTLFEICARLAAKHGITPTRQAISQHLAVLEGAGLLHSERSGRYKLHYLDTSPLQEISRRWPQRSPAGQPASPDGGSGRAGGPDKQIASSSERTKP from the coding sequence GTGGAATTGCTGCTGAAGGCGCTCGCCGACCCGACACGGGCCCGCATCCTTGACGAGCTGGTGGACAGGGACGGGCAAACGCTGTTCGAGATTTGCGCCAGGTTGGCCGCGAAGCACGGAATCACGCCGACCCGCCAGGCGATTTCCCAACATCTTGCGGTGCTTGAGGGCGCGGGGCTGCTGCACAGCGAACGCTCGGGCCGCTACAAGCTGCACTACCTTGACACATCCCCACTACAGGAAATTTCCCGCAGGTGGCCGCAGCGGTCGCCGGCGGGCCAGCCGGCTTCACCCGACGGCGGTTCGGGCCGTGCCGGAGGGCCGGACAAACAGATTGCATCCTCGTCGGAAAGGACGAAACCATGA
- a CDS encoding VOC family protein, which yields MKIHLASIFVDDQAKGLEFYTNKLGFEKKTDIPMGEFSWLTVVSPEAPDGVELVLEPANHPAVGPFRDALVADGIPYTSFAVSDVNAEYERLTGLGVVFTQPPTAMGPVTTAVFDDTCGNLIQIAAMAQTPGE from the coding sequence ATGAAAATCCACCTCGCCAGCATTTTCGTTGATGACCAGGCCAAGGGGCTTGAGTTCTACACCAACAAGCTGGGCTTCGAGAAGAAGACCGACATTCCGATGGGCGAGTTCTCTTGGCTGACGGTCGTCTCCCCGGAGGCCCCGGACGGGGTGGAGCTGGTGCTGGAACCGGCAAACCACCCCGCGGTGGGGCCGTTCCGTGACGCACTGGTGGCGGACGGCATCCCCTATACCTCCTTCGCCGTATCCGACGTGAACGCGGAATACGAGCGGCTGACGGGCCTTGGCGTGGTCTTCACCCAGCCGCCGACGGCCATGGGGCCCGTGACAACCGCGGTGTTCGATGACACCTGCGGGAACCTGATCCAGATCGCCGCGATGGCGCAGACCCCGGGCGAATGA
- a CDS encoding aminoglycoside phosphotransferase family protein — translation MNATHPAGPKPDADVGIDEELVRALLSARHPDLAGRGLGFVDDGWDNAVYRLGPDLAVRLPRRAGANSLLLNELRWLPFLAPRLPVPIPVPVRGGKPGEGYPYHWAIMPWFEGRSAATVSPQERDGYAVRLAAFFRALHVPAPADAPKNPVRGVPLKGRDATVRGRLEASVLEARDGLLALWDEGIAAAEHRGPRLWVHGDPHPHNVVVGPGDQDGAGHAPIGLRAVIDFGDLTAGDPASDLAVCWLHFTDAGREAFRGALADHALYSPGTWVRARAWAVNYASLMAALPEADPLHAVGVHGIGQLLRDE, via the coding sequence ATGAACGCGACGCACCCTGCCGGACCCAAGCCCGATGCGGATGTGGGTATCGATGAGGAGCTGGTCCGCGCCCTGCTGTCCGCCCGGCACCCGGATCTCGCCGGGCGCGGGTTGGGGTTCGTCGACGATGGATGGGACAACGCCGTCTACCGGCTGGGCCCGGATTTGGCCGTGCGGTTGCCGAGGCGTGCCGGCGCGAACTCGCTGTTGCTCAACGAGTTGCGCTGGCTGCCGTTCCTGGCGCCGCGGCTGCCCGTCCCGATCCCGGTGCCTGTCCGCGGCGGCAAGCCGGGGGAGGGCTACCCGTACCACTGGGCAATCATGCCGTGGTTCGAGGGCAGGAGCGCGGCAACGGTTTCCCCGCAGGAGCGCGATGGCTACGCGGTCCGGCTTGCCGCGTTTTTCCGGGCGCTGCACGTCCCGGCCCCGGCCGACGCCCCGAAGAACCCGGTGCGCGGCGTGCCGCTCAAGGGCCGGGATGCAACAGTGCGCGGGAGGCTGGAGGCCTCGGTCCTTGAGGCTCGCGACGGGTTGCTTGCGCTGTGGGATGAAGGGATCGCCGCGGCCGAGCATCGCGGCCCGCGCCTGTGGGTCCACGGGGACCCGCACCCGCACAACGTGGTCGTCGGCCCCGGGGACCAGGACGGCGCCGGGCATGCCCCGATCGGGCTGCGGGCCGTGATCGACTTCGGCGACCTGACGGCCGGGGATCCCGCCAGCGACCTTGCTGTTTGCTGGTTGCACTTCACCGATGCCGGCCGGGAGGCCTTCCGGGGCGCGCTGGCCGACCATGCCCTGTACTCGCCGGGAACCTGGGTGCGGGCCAGGGCCTGGGCGGTGAACTACGCGTCGTTGATGGCGGCGTTGCCCGAGGCTGATCCGCTGCATGCCGTCGGGGTGCACGGAATCGGGCAACTGCTTCGAGACGAATGA
- a CDS encoding ROK family protein, with translation MLERDQAVGLRNGRGHRGDDLRRLNTAAVMKHVFHHPGTFRSEIAAQLGLSAASVTNITSVLINDNLLEALPSPVGGQGRPRVPLQVDHRSSAVLGIHLGPRTTGVVLMGLDGKERAAVLVPHAGMGPGESIDLVVAAAENLVDTYAGTCTILGTGIATGGIVDREAGIIVDNPSAGWQNVRVMDLLRGRLPSPVILDNNARAAAQSELLYGNGRRTDDFVLMVITADIGSVMVDSGRIRSGFSQTAGQIAHLRVSDEPRECPCGRTGCLAVMASDDAVTRTAIEHGLPARNIDEVLALASAGGAAAIEILEQRNRYVGRAASSLLDIHDPELLVVAGTPAETPAFFGSLIAEVGKYAHAGHGAAGRVVLSSDHVFSLSLFAGATLVDALLADPLGVLGFGEGEGSLS, from the coding sequence ATGCTTGAACGCGATCAAGCGGTCGGCCTGCGCAATGGACGCGGCCATCGGGGAGACGACCTGCGGCGGCTGAACACCGCCGCCGTCATGAAGCACGTCTTCCATCATCCGGGGACCTTCAGATCCGAGATCGCCGCCCAACTCGGCCTGAGTGCTGCGTCGGTCACGAACATCACCTCCGTGTTGATCAATGACAACCTCCTGGAGGCGCTGCCCTCGCCCGTGGGAGGGCAAGGCCGTCCGCGGGTGCCACTGCAAGTGGATCACCGCTCGAGTGCGGTCCTGGGAATCCACCTGGGTCCGCGCACCACGGGCGTGGTTCTCATGGGCCTGGACGGCAAGGAGCGCGCGGCGGTCCTGGTGCCCCATGCCGGGATGGGACCGGGGGAGTCCATCGACTTGGTGGTGGCTGCCGCCGAGAATTTGGTCGACACCTATGCCGGCACCTGCACCATCCTGGGTACGGGCATTGCCACGGGTGGCATCGTGGACCGCGAAGCCGGCATTATCGTGGACAACCCGAGTGCCGGATGGCAAAATGTGCGGGTTATGGACTTATTGCGCGGCAGGCTGCCCTCGCCGGTGATCCTCGACAACAATGCGCGTGCGGCCGCGCAATCCGAGCTGCTTTACGGGAACGGGCGACGCACCGATGACTTCGTTTTGATGGTCATCACCGCCGACATCGGATCGGTAATGGTCGACAGTGGACGTATTCGTTCCGGGTTTAGCCAGACTGCAGGTCAAATTGCCCACCTGCGCGTCAGTGATGAGCCGCGGGAATGCCCGTGCGGCCGCACGGGTTGCCTGGCGGTCATGGCCTCGGATGACGCGGTGACTCGAACTGCCATCGAACACGGACTGCCCGCCAGGAACATCGATGAGGTCCTGGCGTTGGCCTCGGCGGGTGGCGCCGCGGCCATCGAGATCCTTGAACAGCGAAACCGGTACGTAGGTCGCGCCGCGAGTTCGCTGTTGGACATCCACGATCCGGAGCTGCTCGTGGTGGCAGGCACTCCCGCAGAAACACCTGCATTCTTCGGTTCGCTGATCGCCGAGGTCGGCAAGTATGCGCATGCCGGACATGGCGCCGCGGGACGCGTGGTGCTGTCCTCGGATCACGTATTTTCCCTGTCGCTCTTTGCCGGGGCAACATTGGTCGATGCCCTGCTAGCCGATCCGCTGGGCGTGCTCGGTTTTGGCGAGGGTGAAGGCTCCCTCTCCTAG
- a CDS encoding peptide ABC transporter substrate-binding protein, protein MSKKKMLAVAAASAAFMLAASGCAAGTGNNAGAEGEKKLSFQLTEPKSLVPHEDPGSQVAMATCANLMEVNTETQTLEPLAAKSVTSTDAKTWKIQLQDDWTFQDGAPVTANSFADAWNKTATGSNAWQGNGYFATFVGYKDLNPTDGSTPKADKLSGVKVIDENNLEVTLTAANADFPKLLSTSALCPLPEQAFSDPKGYEANPISNGPYQFASWNHNVEVVLEKWDGFKGAAGFSGGADKLVGQIYTAVDAAYTDMTAGNLDMIRNVPATMVSKAKSQLGEESLYEVKTGSKQYTLQIPGYVKGLENPDLRKAISMSIDREAIATSLLQGYATSSDSLVPPSLDSYKKGSCDSCTFDAAGAKALLEKAGGFDGTLIIEHNSTSDQQLVQVISKQIQDNLGIKVQLKPMMGTELEARRNGKKLEGAVFGLWGWSYKSPDQYLSQYETGGDGNVTTGYSNPAVDKLMVAARGEQDEAKSAGLYADAEALIMKDMPSIPLFIPTDFGLRSKCAAMNDSQGDLQFYRAGYGC, encoded by the coding sequence ATGTCAAAGAAGAAGATGTTGGCAGTAGCAGCAGCTTCGGCGGCGTTCATGTTGGCAGCCAGTGGTTGCGCTGCAGGAACTGGAAACAACGCCGGTGCCGAGGGTGAAAAGAAGCTTTCATTCCAGCTCACCGAGCCGAAGTCGCTGGTCCCGCACGAGGATCCGGGAAGCCAGGTCGCCATGGCCACCTGCGCAAACCTGATGGAAGTCAACACGGAGACCCAGACGCTGGAACCGCTGGCCGCCAAGTCCGTCACCAGCACGGACGCCAAGACCTGGAAGATCCAGTTGCAGGACGACTGGACGTTCCAGGACGGCGCCCCGGTCACCGCAAACTCCTTCGCCGATGCGTGGAACAAGACCGCCACCGGCTCCAACGCCTGGCAGGGCAACGGCTACTTCGCAACCTTCGTCGGCTACAAGGACCTGAACCCCACCGACGGTTCCACGCCGAAGGCCGACAAGCTGTCCGGCGTGAAGGTCATCGACGAGAACAACCTTGAGGTCACCCTCACCGCGGCAAACGCCGACTTCCCGAAACTTTTGAGCACCTCGGCCCTCTGCCCGCTTCCCGAACAGGCCTTCAGCGATCCCAAGGGGTACGAAGCCAACCCGATCTCCAACGGCCCGTACCAGTTCGCTTCCTGGAACCACAACGTTGAAGTTGTCCTGGAAAAGTGGGACGGCTTCAAGGGTGCGGCAGGGTTCTCCGGTGGCGCCGACAAGCTCGTCGGCCAGATCTACACCGCTGTCGACGCCGCATACACCGACATGACCGCCGGCAACCTGGACATGATCCGCAACGTCCCGGCCACCATGGTCTCCAAGGCGAAGAGCCAGCTGGGCGAGGAATCCCTCTACGAGGTCAAGACCGGCTCCAAGCAGTACACGCTGCAGATCCCGGGCTACGTCAAGGGACTTGAGAACCCGGACCTGCGCAAGGCGATCTCGATGTCGATCGACCGCGAGGCCATCGCGACCTCGCTGCTGCAGGGCTACGCAACGTCCTCCGACTCGCTGGTTCCGCCGTCGCTGGATTCCTACAAGAAGGGTTCCTGTGACTCCTGCACCTTTGACGCTGCCGGTGCCAAGGCGCTCCTGGAGAAGGCCGGCGGCTTCGACGGCACGCTGATCATCGAGCACAACTCGACCTCCGATCAGCAGTTGGTCCAGGTCATCTCCAAGCAGATCCAGGACAACCTGGGCATCAAGGTCCAGCTCAAGCCGATGATGGGCACCGAGCTGGAAGCGCGACGCAACGGCAAGAAGCTTGAAGGCGCGGTCTTCGGCCTGTGGGGTTGGTCCTACAAGAGCCCGGACCAGTACCTGAGCCAGTACGAAACCGGCGGCGACGGCAACGTCACCACCGGCTACTCGAACCCGGCCGTTGACAAGCTGATGGTCGCAGCCCGTGGCGAGCAGGACGAGGCCAAGTCGGCTGGACTGTACGCCGACGCCGAGGCCCTGATCATGAAGGACATGCCTTCGATCCCGCTGTTCATTCCGACCGACTTCGGACTTCGCTCCAAGTGCGCCGCGATGAACGATTCGCAGGGCGACCTGCAGTTCTACCGCGCCGGATACGGCTGCTAA
- a CDS encoding ABC transporter permease has product MLGYTVRRILQMIPVVIGATFIIFALTFLMPGDPVAALTGARPLPESTVAQIRLAYHLDDPFLVQYGNYMLGLIQGNFGIDFFGRPILGLILERLPTTFALAMTAWVLKLAIGLAIGVYGGLRHGRAGDHFALVFTVIFLGIPGFVIALGAQTVFGVQLGWVDPAGIRAGWPMAFILPALVMAVEASAGLARLTRTSLVDVLRAEYLRTARAKGLSPNRVIWGHALRNAMIPVVTYLGLSLAGMLGGAVLIEAIFNIPGIGGLMVTAINNKEGTVVVGIATMLVLVYLVFNLLVDLLYGIIDPRVRI; this is encoded by the coding sequence ATGCTTGGCTACACAGTACGCCGAATCCTGCAGATGATACCGGTCGTCATCGGCGCCACGTTCATCATCTTTGCACTCACATTCTTGATGCCCGGGGACCCCGTCGCGGCACTGACCGGGGCCCGGCCGCTGCCCGAATCCACGGTCGCCCAGATCCGCCTGGCCTACCACCTCGATGACCCCTTCCTGGTCCAGTACGGCAACTACATGCTCGGCCTGATCCAGGGGAACTTCGGCATCGACTTCTTCGGGCGCCCCATCCTGGGGCTCATCCTCGAACGCCTCCCCACCACCTTCGCGCTGGCGATGACCGCCTGGGTGCTGAAGCTGGCCATCGGCCTGGCCATCGGCGTCTACGGCGGCCTGCGCCACGGCCGCGCCGGGGACCACTTCGCCCTGGTCTTCACCGTGATCTTCCTGGGCATCCCCGGCTTCGTGATCGCCCTGGGTGCACAGACCGTCTTCGGTGTGCAGCTGGGCTGGGTCGACCCCGCCGGCATCCGTGCGGGATGGCCGATGGCGTTCATCCTCCCGGCACTGGTCATGGCCGTCGAGGCCTCGGCCGGGCTGGCCCGGCTGACCCGCACCTCCCTGGTGGACGTGCTGCGTGCCGAATACCTGCGCACCGCCCGCGCCAAGGGCCTCTCCCCGAACCGGGTCATCTGGGGACACGCGTTGCGCAACGCGATGATCCCGGTGGTCACCTACCTGGGCCTGAGCCTGGCCGGCATGCTCGGCGGCGCCGTGCTGATCGAGGCGATCTTCAACATCCCCGGCATCGGGGGACTGATGGTCACGGCCATCAACAACAAGGAGGGCACCGTTGTGGTGGGCATCGCCACGATGCTCGTGCTGGTGTACCTAGTCTTCAACCTGCTCGTGGACCTGCTCTACGGCATCATTGACCCGAGGGTACGGATATGA
- a CDS encoding ABC transporter permease — MSQSTQTNPGADTAADPLAPTNPITAPAGLKAPVAPVPVGPRRVAKKINRGPIWLKPRFLISGSIVALMLLMAAFPQLFAGFGADPNANCDIMNTNQAPSAEHIFGVDIQGCDYYTNVIFGARASILVGIVVTAISFVISALLGSLAGYFGGWVDTIISRACDMAFGLPFILAAIVVLQLFSERTVWTVIFALALFSWAGGVRFMRSSVLEVRNREYVQASKLLGAGHGRIIKTHIIPNSLTPLLVLQTLGIGGVISAEAGLTFIGIGLTPPSVSWGLQLAAAREYISAAPHLLVFPAIFLTITVLGFVLFGEALRDEFDPKGK; from the coding sequence ATGAGCCAAAGTACACAGACCAATCCCGGCGCGGACACCGCTGCGGACCCGCTGGCACCGACCAACCCGATCACGGCCCCGGCCGGCCTGAAGGCCCCGGTTGCCCCGGTGCCGGTCGGCCCGCGCCGGGTTGCCAAGAAAATCAACCGCGGACCGATCTGGCTCAAGCCCCGCTTCCTGATCTCCGGGTCCATCGTGGCGCTCATGCTGCTCATGGCCGCGTTCCCGCAGTTGTTCGCCGGCTTCGGCGCGGACCCGAACGCGAACTGCGACATCATGAACACCAACCAGGCCCCGAGCGCCGAGCACATCTTCGGCGTCGACATCCAGGGCTGCGACTACTACACCAACGTCATCTTCGGCGCCCGCGCCTCGATCCTGGTCGGCATCGTGGTCACCGCGATCTCCTTCGTGATCTCCGCACTGCTCGGCTCGCTGGCCGGATACTTCGGCGGCTGGGTCGACACCATCATTTCCCGCGCTTGCGACATGGCGTTCGGCCTGCCGTTCATCCTGGCCGCGATCGTGGTCCTGCAGCTGTTCAGCGAGCGGACCGTGTGGACCGTCATCTTCGCCCTGGCCCTCTTCAGCTGGGCCGGCGGCGTCCGCTTCATGCGCTCCTCGGTCCTGGAGGTCCGCAACCGCGAATACGTCCAGGCCTCCAAGCTCCTGGGTGCGGGCCACGGGCGGATCATCAAGACCCACATCATCCCCAACTCGCTGACCCCGCTGCTGGTGCTCCAGACCCTGGGCATCGGCGGGGTGATCTCCGCCGAGGCGGGACTCACGTTCATCGGCATCGGGCTGACCCCGCCGTCGGTGTCCTGGGGCCTGCAGCTGGCCGCGGCCCGCGAATACATTTCCGCGGCCCCGCACCTGCTGGTCTTCCCCGCGATTTTCCTGACCATCACCGTGCTTGGCTTCGTGCTCTTTGGCGAGGCGCTGCGCGATGAGTTCGACCCGAAAGGCAAATAA
- a CDS encoding ABC transporter ATP-binding protein: protein MGTHQLATPAANAATDPADDVLLRVKDLEVEFNTTRGIATAVNGMNFEVKRGQALGILGESGSGKSVTARAIMGILDMPPAHIPRGEILLEGEDLLTVTPKRHRQLVGSRVSMVFQDALTALNPVHPVGRQIGELYRVHRGYSRRDAKAAAIKMMDRVKIPAAVKRVNDYPHQFSGGMRQRIVIAMALALDPVLLIADEPTTALDVTVQAQILELLKEQQEERNMGLILITHDISVVKEVTDQVAVMYAGRVVEHGPTAEVLNRPGHPYSRGLAASIAGEELKGQRLPAIPGTPPDLLNLPAGCSFANRCSFVTDNCLESIPALETIEASRHIDTARHSACFHTPKVLAHVNV from the coding sequence GTGGGCACCCACCAACTTGCGACCCCCGCAGCCAATGCCGCAACGGACCCCGCCGACGACGTGCTGCTGCGCGTGAAGGACCTCGAGGTCGAATTCAACACCACCCGCGGCATCGCCACGGCCGTGAACGGCATGAACTTCGAGGTCAAGCGCGGGCAGGCGCTGGGCATCCTGGGCGAATCCGGCTCCGGCAAGTCAGTGACGGCACGGGCCATCATGGGCATCCTGGACATGCCCCCGGCGCACATCCCGCGCGGGGAAATCCTCCTGGAGGGCGAGGACCTGCTCACCGTGACCCCCAAGCGCCACCGCCAGCTGGTCGGCTCCCGGGTGTCGATGGTCTTCCAGGACGCGCTGACCGCACTGAACCCCGTCCACCCGGTGGGACGCCAGATCGGCGAGCTCTACCGCGTGCACCGCGGGTACTCCCGCAGGGACGCCAAGGCAGCGGCCATCAAGATGATGGACAGGGTCAAGATCCCCGCCGCCGTAAAACGGGTGAACGACTACCCGCACCAGTTCTCCGGCGGCATGCGCCAGCGCATCGTGATCGCCATGGCGCTGGCCCTGGACCCGGTGCTGCTGATCGCCGACGAGCCGACCACCGCGCTGGATGTCACCGTGCAGGCGCAGATCCTGGAACTGCTCAAGGAGCAGCAGGAAGAGCGGAACATGGGGCTGATCCTGATCACCCACGACATTTCCGTGGTCAAGGAGGTCACCGACCAGGTTGCCGTCATGTATGCCGGCCGGGTCGTGGAACACGGGCCGACCGCCGAGGTGCTGAACCGCCCCGGACACCCCTACTCGCGAGGTCTGGCTGCCTCGATCGCGGGGGAGGAGCTCAAGGGCCAGCGCCTGCCGGCGATCCCCGGCACGCCCCCGGACCTGTTGAACCTGCCGGCGGGCTGCTCCTTCGCCAACCGCTGCTCCTTTGTCACGGACAACTGCCTGGAGAGCATCCCGGCGCTCGAAACGATCGAAGCATCACGGCACATCGATACAGCACGGCACAGTGCCTGCTTCCACACCCCGAAGGTCTTGGCCCATGTCAACGTCTGA
- a CDS encoding ABC transporter ATP-binding protein, translating into MSTSETLTLPVRADEATATPLMELRSVKQHYPVARHLPVGPRKFVKALDGVDLSLAEGETLGVIGESGCGKSTLARVMAGLEKPTAGQVLFRGQDINGLKGDERREMRRNIQLIFQDPYSSLNPRMSVEELVGEPFAIHPEVAPKAGRKAKIKELLELVGLNPNHADRYPHNFSGGQQQRIGIARGIALNPQMLICDEPVSALDVSVRAQVVNLLDDLQKELGLSYLFIAHDLQIVRHISDRVATMYLGRVVELGTYADVYDRTGQPYTRALMSAAPELRRNDGTDRERIVLQGDPPSPIDPPAGCRFHTRCPMAQAICATKEPELVQISDTHVARCHFATNTPTN; encoded by the coding sequence ATGTCAACGTCTGAAACACTCACCCTCCCCGTCCGCGCGGACGAAGCCACCGCAACGCCGCTGATGGAGTTGCGCTCGGTCAAGCAGCACTACCCGGTGGCCCGCCACCTGCCGGTCGGCCCGCGCAAGTTCGTCAAGGCCCTGGACGGTGTCGACCTGTCCCTCGCCGAGGGGGAGACCCTGGGCGTCATCGGCGAATCAGGTTGCGGCAAGTCCACGCTGGCCCGCGTCATGGCCGGGCTGGAGAAGCCCACGGCCGGCCAGGTGCTCTTCCGCGGCCAGGACATCAACGGGCTCAAGGGCGATGAACGCCGCGAGATGCGCCGGAACATCCAGCTGATCTTCCAGGACCCGTACTCCTCGCTGAACCCGCGCATGAGCGTGGAGGAACTTGTCGGCGAGCCGTTCGCGATCCACCCGGAGGTCGCCCCGAAGGCCGGGCGCAAGGCCAAGATCAAGGAATTGCTGGAACTGGTCGGGCTGAACCCCAACCACGCCGACCGCTACCCGCACAACTTCTCCGGCGGCCAGCAGCAACGCATCGGCATCGCCCGCGGCATCGCGCTGAACCCGCAGATGCTCATCTGCGACGAACCCGTCTCCGCGCTGGATGTCTCGGTGCGCGCCCAGGTGGTGAACCTGCTCGACGACCTGCAAAAGGAACTGGGCCTGAGCTACCTGTTCATCGCCCACGACCTGCAGATCGTCAGGCACATCTCCGACCGGGTCGCGACCATGTACCTGGGCCGCGTCGTGGAACTGGGAACGTACGCCGACGTGTACGACCGGACCGGGCAGCCGTACACGCGGGCGTTGATGTCCGCGGCCCCGGAACTGCGCCGCAACGACGGGACCGACCGGGAACGCATCGTGCTGCAGGGCGACCCGCCCTCGCCGATCGACCCGCCCGCCGGCTGCCGCTTCCACACCCGCTGCCCGATGGCCCAGGCCATCTGCGCAACCAAGGAACCCGAGCTGGTCCAGATCAGCGACACGCACGTGGCCCGCTGCCACTTCGCCACCAACACCCCAACCAACTAA
- a CDS encoding Gfo/Idh/MocA family protein codes for MDLKVGVVGFGLRSGLYEHAHRPGAGSVVTMVCDTSERGRADAAKKLPEARITADLGELLDAGLDAVLVLTPDNQHAVVAKRTLEAGIPTFCEKPLDVTLDAVDEVLETAFRTGTKLYVGHNMRHMPVVRQMREIIESGAIGAVKAVWCRHFVGNGGDYYFKDWHAERKNTTSLLLQKGAHDIDVIHWLAGGYTQRVSAVGDLAVYGDVESRRDNTDRRMGDWFSLENWPPAEQTDLNPVIDVEDISMMQMTLDNGVLASYQQCHFTPDYWRNYTVIGTAGRLENFGDDAGNLIKVWNTRSQDGYVEADLEVEIEAAGGGHGGADPRLIAEFLRFAAEGGPTETSPVAARAAVAAGVLATESLRTDGSAKVVPALGGELLAYFAANQERINA; via the coding sequence GTGGATCTCAAAGTAGGCGTCGTCGGGTTCGGACTGCGTTCCGGGCTGTACGAGCACGCCCACCGCCCCGGTGCGGGGTCGGTCGTGACCATGGTGTGCGACACCTCCGAACGCGGCCGCGCCGACGCGGCGAAGAAGCTGCCCGAGGCAAGAATCACCGCCGACCTGGGCGAGCTGCTCGATGCGGGCCTGGACGCCGTGCTGGTGCTGACCCCGGACAACCAGCACGCCGTGGTTGCCAAGCGCACCCTGGAAGCCGGCATCCCGACGTTCTGCGAAAAGCCGCTGGACGTCACCCTGGACGCCGTGGACGAGGTGCTGGAAACGGCCTTCCGCACCGGCACCAAGCTGTACGTCGGGCACAACATGCGCCACATGCCGGTGGTCCGCCAGATGCGCGAGATCATCGAATCCGGTGCCATCGGTGCGGTCAAGGCCGTCTGGTGCCGCCACTTCGTGGGCAACGGCGGCGACTACTACTTCAAGGACTGGCACGCCGAGCGCAAGAACACCACCAGCCTGCTGCTGCAAAAGGGCGCGCACGACATCGACGTGATCCACTGGCTTGCCGGCGGATACACGCAGCGCGTCTCCGCCGTCGGCGACCTGGCAGTGTACGGGGACGTCGAATCGCGCCGCGACAACACCGACCGCCGCATGGGGGACTGGTTCTCGCTGGAGAACTGGCCGCCGGCCGAGCAGACGGACCTGAACCCGGTCATCGACGTGGAAGACATTTCCATGATGCAGATGACGCTGGACAACGGCGTGCTGGCCTCCTACCAGCAGTGCCACTTCACCCCCGACTACTGGAGGAACTACACGGTCATCGGCACCGCGGGCCGCCTGGAGAACTTCGGCGACGACGCGGGCAACCTGATCAAGGTGTGGAACACCCGCAGCCAGGACGGCTACGTGGAGGCCGACCTCGAGGTGGAAATCGAGGCCGCCGGCGGCGGCCACGGCGGGGCGGACCCGCGCCTGATCGCCGAGTTCCTGCGCTTCGCGGCCGAGGGCGGACCGACCGAGACCTCACCGGTCGCGGCCCGCGCCGCGGTTGCCGCGGGCGTGCTGGCCACCGAGTCGCTGCGCACCGACGGATCGGCCAAGGTCGTTCCCGCGCTCGGCGGGGAACTGTTGGCCTACTTCGCGGCCAACCAGGAGCGCATCAACGCCTAG
- a CDS encoding LysR family transcriptional regulator encodes MEVHQLQILRELGDLGSVKAVASALYVTPSAVSQQLALLQRNIDVPLTRKEGRNLVLTEAGQVLAAAGAAVVSSLAAARSAIGAFQESSTAPVSVAGFHSVGQSLFAPLLSKLSFEGAPLPQFFDEDVAQQDFPALSARYDLVLAHRMDHTPHWPTDRVVVTPLAHEPLDIALPAGHPLASRQTLRPADLVNERWVVSREGFSPADVLGAISAVSGAAPNIIHRINDYATVAALVASGDVIGIIPRYTAGATVGEKVVLRGLEGIANRRRIDLLARPESMHRRSVQLVVQAMREAMAELTIH; translated from the coding sequence ATGGAAGTTCACCAGCTGCAGATCCTGCGCGAGCTCGGAGACCTCGGATCCGTAAAGGCCGTGGCCAGCGCGCTCTATGTCACGCCCTCCGCGGTCTCCCAACAACTGGCGCTGCTGCAGCGCAACATCGACGTGCCGCTCACCCGCAAGGAGGGTCGAAACCTGGTCCTCACCGAGGCGGGCCAGGTCCTAGCCGCCGCCGGGGCCGCGGTGGTCTCTTCGCTGGCCGCCGCACGGTCCGCCATAGGCGCATTCCAAGAGAGCTCCACGGCGCCGGTCAGCGTTGCGGGGTTCCACTCGGTGGGCCAGTCGCTCTTTGCTCCGCTGCTGAGCAAGCTGTCCTTCGAGGGCGCACCCCTGCCGCAGTTCTTTGACGAGGACGTCGCCCAACAGGACTTTCCCGCACTGAGCGCGCGCTACGACCTGGTGCTGGCGCACCGCATGGACCACACCCCGCATTGGCCGACGGACAGGGTTGTTGTCACGCCGCTGGCGCACGAACCGCTGGACATTGCACTGCCGGCGGGACACCCGCTGGCCTCCCGGCAAACCCTGCGCCCGGCGGACCTGGTCAACGAACGCTGGGTAGTCAGCCGCGAGGGATTCTCCCCCGCCGACGTGCTCGGTGCGATCAGTGCCGTCTCGGGCGCCGCCCCGAACATCATCCACCGCATCAACGACTACGCCACGGTTGCGGCACTTGTCGCGTCCGGCGATGTCATCGGCATCATTCCGCGGTACACCGCCGGTGCAACGGTGGGCGAAAAGGTGGTGCTGCGCGGGCTGGAAGGCATCGCCAACCGGCGCCGGATCGACCTGCTGGCACGGCCCGAATCCATGCACCGGCGCAGCGTGCAATTGGTTGTCCAGGCCATGCGCGAGGCCATGGCCGAACTCACGATCCACTGA